Proteins co-encoded in one Deltaproteobacteria bacterium genomic window:
- the wtpA gene encoding tungstate ABC transporter substrate-binding protein WtpA — MKSGWVVLAFLGIMGGFYTTQVSAEQLRGKLIIFHAGSLSVPFEAMEKAFEAKYPNVDLQREASGSRKAARKVSDLRKPCDIMASADFTVIDGILIPEYANWNIRFATNRLVLCYTDKSRYARKINANNWYEILTRKGVVWGHSDPNADPCGYRSLMVLQLAEKYYKKPGLYQKLINSRPKENIRPKSVELVALLQTGNMDYAWEYRSVAVQHGLKFIELPDKINLGDYKCDGFYKQAVVTLTGKKPGTYIKKKGKSCTYGVTLIKNAPNREAAIAFLEYLLDPNGGLKILKEMGQPPFIPCRVPSVKMKTQLPKELQKLVEVKD, encoded by the coding sequence GGGTAAGCTTATAATATTTCATGCCGGAAGCTTATCAGTCCCCTTTGAGGCTATGGAAAAGGCCTTTGAGGCAAAGTATCCGAACGTAGATCTTCAACGTGAGGCAAGCGGAAGCCGAAAAGCTGCACGGAAGGTTTCAGACCTGAGAAAACCGTGCGATATCATGGCATCGGCCGATTTCACCGTCATCGATGGGATACTCATCCCTGAATATGCGAACTGGAATATCAGGTTTGCCACCAATCGTCTCGTCCTTTGTTATACGGACAAGAGTAGATATGCCAGGAAGATCAATGCAAATAACTGGTATGAAATTCTAACAAGAAAAGGAGTCGTATGGGGACATTCAGATCCGAACGCCGATCCCTGCGGTTACAGGTCCTTAATGGTGCTTCAACTGGCAGAAAAGTACTATAAAAAACCGGGACTTTACCAAAAGCTCATTAATAGCCGTCCAAAGGAAAATATCAGGCCCAAATCGGTGGAACTGGTTGCCCTTCTGCAGACCGGAAATATGGATTATGCCTGGGAATACCGGTCGGTAGCGGTTCAGCATGGGCTCAAATTTATAGAACTTCCCGATAAGATTAACTTAGGGGATTATAAGTGTGACGGCTTCTATAAGCAGGCGGTAGTGACCCTCACAGGCAAAAAACCAGGTACTTATATAAAGAAGAAGGGGAAATCTTGCACTTACGGAGTTACTCTGATAAAGAATGCACCCAACAGGGAGGCTGCGATCGCCTTCCTTGAGTATCTTTTGGATCCAAATGGGGGGCTGAAGATTCTCAAAGAGATGGGGCAACCTCCATTTATCCCCTGTAGGGTCCCTTCGGTGAAGATGAAAACACAACTCCCGAAGGAATTGCAAAAGTTGGTGGAAGTTA